The window AAAATCAGCTTAACCGTAACATCAGTCGGGTGATGGGGAATCTAATTTCTGATTTGCGATTTTTGATTTGGGGATTTTTCACCCCTTCACCTTTCCACCCCTTTGCCCTTCTACGCCTTCACCCCTTCAACAACTTCTACCTAGCCCGCTGCTACCAGTTCATCAAGCTTGGCTCGCACTGCTTGAATGTCTTGCCACATCAACCATTTAGGGGAGCCCTTATCACGAGAGGGGTTGCGGAGCAGGTAAGCTGGATGAAAAATGGGCATACACCAGCGGCCTTCCCACTGCATCCACTGGCCTCGAATTTTGGTGATGCCTCGTTTCTCACCGGTTAGCCCCTTCATTGCAGTGGCCCCTGTCATGAGAATAATTTTGGGATCCACCAGGCGAATTTGCTCAAGTAGGTATCCTTTGCAGGCAGCAGTTTCATCTGTGCTGGGGGTGCGGTTGCCCGGGGGGCGACATTTCACCACGTTACAGATATAGACATCCTTTTCAGTGTCAAAGCGGACAGCGGCCAGAATCTTTTCCAATAGCTGCCCCGATTTGCCCACAAAGGGAAGTCCCTGCTCGTCCTCTTGCTGCCCTGGCCCTTCGCCCACAATCATAATGGGCGCTTGGGGATTACCTCGGCTGACGACGACGTTGGTTCGCCCTGCCGCAAGACCACAGCGCTGACAGCTGTGGCAGTGAGCGGCTAAGGTTACCAACCCGTCATAGATACCCGCTGGAATGGGGACACTGGCGCTGGTAGGAATAGCATCAAGGTCAAAGCCTTCAGGGGGAGCCGCGGCGGTTTCGGGGGAGGCAAACAGGTCAATTTGGTTTTCACTCATGGGGCAAGGGGTTGGCGGGCTATCAACAAAAACAAAGGCCAAGCAAGAGGTGCCCCTCGCGGAGACATCAGGGTACCTTCACATGAGTGATTATTGTAAATGACCCCTTACAGGGAAGTCTTCATTGGGGTGCAGATGAAAGTGTTTTTCCGGACAAGAGGATGCGGTAAGTGGCGATCGCCTGCTGTGCAATTGCCTGCCAACTGTAATGGGCTTGGGCAAATTTCTGCGCGTTCTGCCCCCGCTGCAGGCGCGCGTCAGGAGACTTGAGGGCCTCCCGTAGCTGAACCATTAAAGAGGCCTGGGAGCAGTCACAGATCCAACCGGAGCTGCTTTGTTCAATGTCTTGCCAAATATGAACTTGGTTAGAAATGATAACGGGTAGCTGAGCCAGCATGGCTTCAGCCACCGCGATCCCAAAATTTTCGTAGTAGGAGGGCAGCACAAACAGCTCTGCTGTGTTGAGTAGCGCTGCCTTCAGGTCACCAGAGACAAACCCCGTAATCGTAGTCCGGGCTGATAGCGGTGAGTTTTGTATTTGCGTGTGGATGGACTGCTCATACTGCCGGTCTTGGGGGTTGGCGCCGCACAGCAGCAGATGAAAGTCTAGCCCTTCTTGCTGCAGGGTTTCTAACGCGGGGATGAGGAAGTCTAACCCTTTTTTAGGATCGAGGCGTGACATGAAGAGAATAATGGGCCGATCGCACGGAATCCCGAAGCGATCGCGCACATCAATTTCGGTCTCTACCGCAGACAACGGAGTGACCCCCAAGGGAAGCACCACATCGGGTGTTTTCGTTCCAAACCGTTCTGACACTAAGGCTTCCTGAGCACTGGTGAAATGAATCGCCGCGGCCCCAGCCAAGTTAGGGCGCTCTAGCACCGCTGCGTAGAGCTGCTTGAGCTGCTTCTTCTTTTGCAAATCAGCCGGGTCAAGGGTGCCTAAGGGTCTCAGTAAGTAAGGTCGCCCTCGCCAGCGGAGCACCGTAGCCGCCAAAGAACTTACCGGCGAAAACAACGCATGGATATGGACAATGTCATAGTCTGCGGCATGATGCCAAAGCCAGTGCAGTAACCCTAGGGAAAATTTGTAGCGGCGAAAGGGAGAACAGCGAAAATACCAGACGGTGTAGCCATCCTGAGGCACGGGCTGAGCCAGGGGCACATCCAAGGGAGCCTCATCCACATCACCATTGGAGTCGGTCGTCACCACAGTCACGTCTGCCCCGGCGGCAGCCAGGGCTGCAGAAAACCCCCGCACCATTTGGCTAGGGCCGCCATACACCAGAGAGATAGACGGCACAACTTGCAAGATTTTTAGAGGCTGACTCATGCCACCAGTTCCCGATAAAAGTCGAGGGCTTGACAGGCAAGGGCGTGATTTGTGTATTGGGCCATGGCACGATCGTAGCCTCGTTTGCTGAGGTCAGTCTGCAACTCAGGGGATTCGATGAGAGTACGCAAGCGATCGGCCAGAGCCTCAGCATCCGCTTCGGGAAAGACCAACCCGGTATCCCCAATGACGTAGGGAATTTCACCCGAATCGGAGCCGATAACCGGTACCTGACAGGCCATCGCTTCGATGATGACATGACCGAATTGTTCTTTCCAACCGACGGAGGTCAAAGTTTTGAACTTGTAGGTGGTTTCCGATGGCAGCACCAGCGTAGACATTAAGTTGATGTAGCGGGGGACATCATCGTGGGGGACGCTCTCAATCCAAATGATGCGATCGCGAATGCCTAACGCCTCTGCTTGCTGAGCCAGCGCCTCTTTCAGAGGGCCTCGCCCCAACATCAGCCATTTCCAGGGCTGGGGATGATCCTTCAGCTGCCCCAACGCTTGGGTAAGGGTCAACAACCCTTTCTCTTCAACAAAGCGCCCGACAAAGCCCACAACAAACTCGTCAGGGTTAATGCCTAAGCTGGCGGCCAATTCGGGCTGGGATTGGGGTCGAAAGAGGGTTTCGTCTACCCCCAATTGCGGCATGACGCGAATAGGCCCGCCATAGCCGCGATCGCGCAAAATATCGGCTCCGTCCTGATTGCCCACAACAACACCGTTTGTGTGGCGCAGATTGTAAGCTTCCAGGGCAGAAATTGGGAACTTCAGCTCGTAGGGAAGATTCCACCAGGTAAAAAAGAGGGTTTTGGCCTTTAGCCCCAGCAGGCGATTCAAGGTAATCATCTCAGCGTAAGCAAGCCCTTTTGCACCTTGCTCAACCTGAATCACGTGGGGGCGAAACTCCCGCAGGAGACCCACCAAATCGAGCCCAAACGTGAGCATCCCTTGGTTGTTCTGGCTAAAGTTAGAAATTGGAACCACGCGAAACCGACCATCCTGCCAGGCTCGCGTTTCCACAATGCGGTTTTGAACGCCACCAGGTCGCCATCGTTTAGGGACAACGACCGTAACTTCAATATCTGGCTCTAGGTGAGCCAAGGCGCGGAACTTTTCGCAGTTTAAGTCCACGATATAGGAGTGGCTGGCAACGAGTACTCTCATAGCGGGGCTCCTGAAACCTGGTTGATTAGCACTGAGCCGAAAGGGATAGATCTGTGTCTGCTGGAGTGGTATACACCCGATGGCGCTTTCCAGTTTTAACGAGGGTACCTACGGCATCCAGAAAGCCCAGGCAATAAAAACCAAACCGCGTCACAACTTTGATTGGGGAACCGCTCTTATTGCAGGGCGGGTTACCTAAGACATGGCAGTCAAACAAACGGATAAACAGCCGCACGGCCTGACCAGGTGTCAGGTTCTTAAGCCCCATTAAAAAGTGGTTGTGATAGAAAGTAATCTGGTAGCTGAGCGATCGCATACTAATATCGTGGCAGCCCCCAGTCTCTTCACCTAAATGCACCAGGTGAGCTTCTGGAGAGTACCAAATCGTATATCCGGTCTGCCGTAGCTGCAGGCAGAAGTCTGATTCTTCCCGCACCGCGCTGCCTCGAAAGCGCTCGTCAAACCGCAGGCCATACTTGTCGAACACGTCTCGCCGAAAAGACATGTTACAGCCCCGAGCCGTCAGCACCTGCTGGGGTTGGGTCGTGTGCACCAAATCAATGTGATACCAGGCAACACCTGGATCCATCGCTTCTTCTGGCAGATAGTCAATAGTGAGGTCAGGGTTATCTGCGAGTTTCATGCGATCAAACACGCGGCCTGCCACTGCACCCACATCAGCCTTGTCCATCAAAACCTGGGCGTGGGCCTTTAGATACCCCTCTGGCAGTTCGATATCATCATCTACAAATAAAATAATGTCGCCCCGTGATCGCTCAATGCCATAGTTTCGCGCTCCTGGCAGGCTGGCCCACTCTACCTGAAACCACTGGATTTTGCCGCTTTTGGCAGTGTCTTCTAGGTAGGCTTCAGTCTGGGGTTGGTGCTCACGGGTTTGATCGACTACCAACACCTCAAAGTCAGGATAGTCTTGCTTTAGAAGATCAGCGATCGTGCTGCATAATACCTCTTCCCGCTGATAGGTCGGCACAATAACACTGATAGAGGGCCATTGCATAACAAAATTACAGGGGGTAAAGAACTTAGAAAGCCAAATATGCTTTTAACTAGTATTCTCAAATTTCAGAGAATCTAAACAAAATTGACTGGATTTTTTCAACCTGCTTTCTGCGGCTTAAAGGCCAAACTTCAGCCGTGCACAAACAGCGCACAATCGAAGAATAGCGCTCTTCTTGAACCTACCTGAGACGGTAGCACAGGGTAATAGAGAGATTTGTGTAGATTTGAAGGATTTATGTAGATTTATTCAGTTGCCAATATCAAGCCAAATTTTCGCCCGCGATCATCACAACCAGTTCACATGCATTTGAGAAAACTTCAAACTACTGCATGTCGCATAAATTTACCGTAAGCTGAGGCAGACTTCCCACTGAGCAAAATCAAAGACTCACTATACTCGAGCTATATAATTCGGGCTAATTCGGGCTATATAACTATACCTATACTTAGACTATAGTTCAGTCTATTTTACTTGCTGTTTGAATAGCAAATTATTAATGTGATGACCTCGAAGCCGTCTCTCTCTATCGTGACGCCTACTCGTGGCAATTTCTCAGCCTATTGGCTAGAGCAACTGCTAAACGTAGAAGGGGATGTACAGTTTGTGTTGGTGTATCCTCCCGGGGTGCCCCCAAAGCAAATTGCCGATGATCGCGTTAAAGCCATCGTCAGCCCCTACAAGGGAGAGATGATGCAGCGTTTCGTAGCCCTCCTCAATGCGGATGGCCAATATGTCCTAGCGCTGGACGATGACGACTTCATCCATCCCCATGTAGTCACGGCTGTAACTGACTATTTTCAGAAATATCCAGAGAGCGTTGTTCTTCGCCTTTTAACCGAAAAGATTGATCATGAGAATCTTGAGGCTATCAAACGCCCTTGGGATCCGATGCCCCAGGTAGATCAGATACCAGAGGGCAAAAATGCTCAAACCGATTTGAGGAAGGTGCCGATCGCGCCGCTCAATATTCCTTTCGACAAGCGTTATTTAATTTGGCCGTTCATAAAACGCCGAGATGATAAGGCATCCCACATCGAGAATTTTAATACCAAGGTTTGGCAGAATGACTATGTGCAGAAGGCGCTACCAGAAATCTCAAAGGCTACTAAATTATGGGGTGTTCTCACCTGGATTCCCAACTCTGCTTTTGATCGGCTAATGGGGCTTTTTGTGCAGGCTCAATCATTTCAGGCAGGGCAAACCGTAGGGCATTGGATGCCAGAACCAGGGCAAGTGCGATTTATTTCGCAAGATCCAGCATTAAAGCCCCCTCGTTATCACTTTCTGTCAGATTTTCTTTTAGTTAAACACTTTCCTCAATATGGCTATTTTTGGAATCTATTTTTTAACAAGTCTTCTTACCTGCCAAGGATAGTCGCTAAATCTTTGCGCTGGAAGTTCCAGCACAAGACCTATCGATAGTGGCTAAAAGAGATACGATATCTTGTTTATATAAGGCAAAAGGATGTAGCTTGCTTCTGCGTAGCAGTAGGCAGTAGGCAGTAGGATAAATAGAAACGCTTGATTAGAGACCAGTTGAGTTATCTGGACTGTCCTAACACAAATGCGGACTGCCCTATAAGTAATACTAGTTCTTGTTTCTAAAGCGACAGATCAGATCCCTCCAACCTGCTCTTGGCAAGCTATTGCTTATACATAAGTCCTGGTCTGATCCAGAATCGTACTGGGAACCCCCTCTAACTCCCCCTTACTCAAGGGGAGAACGGGATTTCCCTCCTTGAGAAGGAGGGATTAAGGGAGGTGATGCAGCATTGAAGTCCATCCATTTGAGATGTATATAAGTGCAGCTCTTGCCAAGGAGAGGTGCCGCAGGCGATGGGGTGGCGATATGTAGCGCTGCTTTAGAGAATTTGATCTCTGCCTTCTGCCTTTTGCCTTCTGCCTTCTGCCTTTTACTACATCCCTAAGATGTCATTCCGGATGTCTTTCAGACAGGCTACGCCCACGCGGAGCAACACCGCAACGGGAATTCATTGGGGTTACTTAAACTCAGCTGCCGCTTGAGATTTCTTAAGCTGCCGCAGCTCTTTCTTCGACAGCTTACGCTTGGTGTCTCCTTCTAAACTTTGTTTCAAGCGCTCTTGGCGATCGATATCAGGTAATTTGAGCACAATCCCCGCTGCTAACCAGTAATAAACATTCACTGGATCTACGTCTAGCGGATAATAGTAGGGGTTGTAGCTAATAAACAGCACAAAAACCCACATTGAGGCAGCATAGCCCCGCAGGTTCGGGTCTTTAATAGATCGATAGGCTCGAAATGTAGAGACCGTCAAAATAGTGAATAGCGTTAGAAGCATGATCAGACCAAATGGCCCAACCTCGTATAGAACTTTGGAATGGTAAGTTTCCACGAGTTGCGTTCGGCCAAAAATTCGAGCAGAGTTTGTTGCCCGGCCTAACCCTCTACCGAGAAATCCTCTCTGCTGGCGCTGCGCCCAATTTAACTGCTGCACAATAAACTCATGGGGAGGAGAGGCTTCCCACCGATCTTGAAAACTGGCGATACGCTCATTCACGATCGCCGGGTCACGGGCTACGAGAAAGCTCAGAATCAGAAATAGCCCAATGCCCACCGGGATAAACCGTTTCAGGTTAAAAATTTGGCCAGTTAAAACTAGAAGAACGATCGCAGAAGTCGGCACCAGCGCTAGGGCAATGCGCTGTCCAGAAAGAACGGCCATCATCATGACCACGGCCATTGAGACCAACCCTAGAGCGCGCCAAATGAATGAGCGATCGCTAAAGGCTGTGCCAAAGGCAAAGAATGCGCTAGAAATCAAAAACCAACCCCACTGCCAGGGGGCGACGAAGGTACCTGGTAGGCGTATCTGCCCCACCTGCGGCGCATAAAGCAGGGATCCGCCAACAAAACACCTCGACTCTAACGACGCTTTAAAGAGCTCCTCCCCGGTGCCTTGGGTACCTGGACAAATGCCCGTTCTCAGCATGAAATATTGAATGAATCCAAGCGCACAGCAGACGATAATCAATATCACCTGGATCCGCAGGAGAAAATACAGGTCTTCCTTAGTGCGAATTAAATAATAGATACAGGTAATCAGTAATGAGTAGCCCAGAAGCGCCTTCAATCCTAAAAGACCGACCAAGATAGGGGTTTCGTTGACGGCTGAAAGCTGCTGAGAGCCATTGACTAGCAGCAGAACCGCCATCAAAAAGGTGAATAATATCAAGAGGGGAATCTTGATCACCTGAGGAATAATCAGGGCTTGCTTGTACTTGCGACAAAATAAGACGACGCCAAACAAGGCTGGGAAGAAGATTGCGTCCTTGGCCAACTGTAGGATGGCATTGCCCCCTAAGCCATAGGTGACCGTACCGCTAATAGGCAGATAAATAATGAAGCCATAAATGGCATAGCGAGGATATTTGAAGGATAGGATCAGACACGCGATCGCCAAACCAGCTCCGACGCCTAGCGTCAGGCCTGATGTCAGGCCCACCAGCAGCCCTACAAACGCGGACACCGCTACGACTGTAACCGTGAACTGAATAATGCTTTGACGAACTTGAGCTTGCTCACGCTGCAGCTTACGCTGCTCTTTGCGAGATAGCACCTTTGGAGCGGTGCCAATCGATTGCTGGGCTTGCGCTTCTTTCCTTTTTACTTTTGTCTTCGGCATAAAGACCTACAAATACTCGCAATCCAATACAGCCTACCCAAGAAATGACGACGACTGGCGACGTAGTTCCTAGAAAACTCGCAATCTTTACAGGATCTTTGTCAATTGATTGCGGGTAAACCCTTACCGCTCTAGGCAGTTGGGAATTCCCTCACAGCCATCGGGAATAGTGGCACGAGTTCTCTCGCCGCCCCAGCGACAGCAATATTGCCGCTGTTCTTCTGACATGCGTTTAGTCCCTGAGAGGTCGGCGCCTTCTATAACTGCCCCTGTATATTCCCCAGTCGTGAAGTTTGGGGGTTCGGTACGGCTCCGAGGAGACGCAGTTTCGGGAGTCCCGTAGAAGAAACGAGCCCCCATCAGATCAGTCTCTGATAATTGTGCGTAATAAAGAATGGTGCGGCTAAAATTTGCGCGGACGAGGTCGCAGCGGCCGAGATTTGCCCGAATCAGATTGACATCACTTAAATCTGTCCAGCGCAGATCGCTGCTGGACAGATCCGCATTTGCTAACATCGCTCCCAAGCTGATTACCCTCAGCCCGGCTTGGCGATCTTCGGCGTAGCCACCACTGCCATCTAAAATCGGTCGCCCTAGATGGCGATCGCGCTGCAGCGGTGTCAACAGTTTGGAGCGCGACAAAAATCGGATAACTTTAGCCTTACCGGGTGCATCAATACTGCTCAAAATAGCGGCGGTGCGGGCCTCGGCAATGATGCGTTCTTGGGGCCAATCTTCTAACAGCCCTTCGTCATCTAGCACCAGTTCTGAAATGCCCTGAAAGTAAGCGTCAATTGTTTGTTGTTGCGTAATGCGATTTTGCTGAACGGTGAGATCCCGCGAAATCACATATTGTCGCCACGCCACATACAGGGCCAACATAGCCACAAAGATTTGCCCAATAGCCCCTAAAAAATCGCCGAGGGCACCGACAACCTCCCACCGCACTGTGCGGCCCCAGGCTTGGATCAGACGATTCACCCCGGTCGCCTGCATCAGCCCCAAGACGCTGATGAAAAATGCTGGTAGGGCAATCAAGAGCGATCTCTGCTGGGGTGAGAGTTCTGCCAGCAGCCCTTGAACCGAAGGCCATATTAACCCCCACGCCAGAACACAACTTAGCAGTGCCCCAATTAACGTGAGCCAGGCAAGATTAAAGCTGAGGCCGAGCCCTAGTAGCAGGAGCCCGACCAAAATCACCACAATTGCTGGTGGACTCTTTCTAGCAATCGGGCCAGGCGCAGCATCAGCCGATTGGTCAAGTAAAGGATCGGCAGCCTCGTCTGCCGCAACCCCTTGCCCATTGTGGGTGTCAGCCGAGGGGGTAGGGGGCCCAGTCAGCGGCGAAACGGCTGTAGAGGGGGCCGGGTTTGTTCCAGATTTTTCGAACCGCGCCGTTTTATCTCCATGAGTACCTGCTGACACTGCATCGCCCTCCTCAGGGGTGAGCGGTTCAACGTCAGAGGCACTGCTGGAATGCAGAGCTTTCTTATTGCTAGGCTCTGAGCCAGAATTCATGGGGGATAGTCCTTATCCAAGACCAGATTTCTCGCTCAATGTAGCTTGTTCTGCCAGGGCTGCACAATTTTTACCGGTAGGATTGAGACGAAACCAGACATGTTGCCAATAACCAGGAGATGCGACCGGTGCGATCGCTTTTGATCACAGGGGTAAGTGGGTTTTTAGGATGGCACGCCTGCCGTCTCCTGGCACCAGAATGGCAGGTTCATGGCACGTATCATCAGCATCCCATTGCCCTAGATCAGGCTGTAATGTATTCCCTCGATTTGACTGATGACGATGCTGTTCAGGCTAGTTGGGATGCGATCAAACCCAGCGCAGTTCTCCATACCGCTGCCATCTCGAAGGTCAATCAATGTCAGCAAGATCCTGAGGGTAGCTTTTTGGTCAATGTGACAGGGGCTGTGAAGTTAGCAGAACGGTGTGCCGCTGCTGGCATTCCGTTTCTGTTTATGTCAACAGATTTGGTATTTGAGGGTACCCAAGCACCCTATACAGAAACGGATCGTCCCAACCCGGTCAACCATTACGGTCAGCAGAAAGCGATCGCAGAAGCTCAAATTCTAGCAGCCTATCCCCAAGGGACAATTTGCCGCCTGCCGCTGATGTATGGCGCTGCCACACCGACAGCCCGTTGTTTTGTGCAGGGCTTTTTGCAGGCAATCGCTGCGGGTCAAACACTCACTCTCTTCACCGATGAGATTAGAACCCCCGCTGAAGTTACAGATGTCGTGCAGGGATTAAGGCTGGTTTTAGATCAGGGCATCACCGGCATTATTCATTTAGGCGGCCCCCAGCGCCTCAACCGCTATGAATTTGGGCTGATGATGGCGCAGGCCTTTAAGCTTCCGGCCGCTGCCTTCCAGCCTGGTTTGCAATCATCTGTCCCCTTGTCTGCTCCTCGGCCTCAGGATGTCTCTCTGAATAGCCAGCGGGCGTTTTCCTTAGGGTATGCCCCGCGCCCGGCGGCAGCGGCCCTGGGGGCGATCGCAGCAGAGAGATGAACGGTAGCCACTAAAGCGGTATGCAGGCTGGTCAAGCACACCCTAGACCCCAAACCCTAGACCCGGTCTTGACCCAGCTATCCTGGACTCAACTGAACCAGGCTATAAAGCAGCAACCCCAGCATTAAACACATCAAGAAGCCGCATTATCAACGAATCACCGGTCTCTTTGGCTACTTTGAGGAAGCCAACCGGCTCCATAA is drawn from Leptolyngbya sp. SIO1E4 and contains these coding sequences:
- a CDS encoding glycosyltransferase family 2 protein — its product is MQWPSISVIVPTYQREEVLCSTIADLLKQDYPDFEVLVVDQTREHQPQTEAYLEDTAKSGKIQWFQVEWASLPGARNYGIERSRGDIILFVDDDIELPEGYLKAHAQVLMDKADVGAVAGRVFDRMKLADNPDLTIDYLPEEAMDPGVAWYHIDLVHTTQPQQVLTARGCNMSFRRDVFDKYGLRFDERFRGSAVREESDFCLQLRQTGYTIWYSPEAHLVHLGEETGGCHDISMRSLSYQITFYHNHFLMGLKNLTPGQAVRLFIRLFDCHVLGNPPCNKSGSPIKVVTRFGFYCLGFLDAVGTLVKTGKRHRVYTTPADTDLSLSAQC
- a CDS encoding glycosyltransferase family 2 protein — its product is MTSKPSLSIVTPTRGNFSAYWLEQLLNVEGDVQFVLVYPPGVPPKQIADDRVKAIVSPYKGEMMQRFVALLNADGQYVLALDDDDFIHPHVVTAVTDYFQKYPESVVLRLLTEKIDHENLEAIKRPWDPMPQVDQIPEGKNAQTDLRKVPIAPLNIPFDKRYLIWPFIKRRDDKASHIENFNTKVWQNDYVQKALPEISKATKLWGVLTWIPNSAFDRLMGLFVQAQSFQAGQTVGHWMPEPGQVRFISQDPALKPPRYHFLSDFLLVKHFPQYGYFWNLFFNKSSYLPRIVAKSLRWKFQHKTYR
- a CDS encoding NAD(P)-dependent oxidoreductase, translating into MRSLLITGVSGFLGWHACRLLAPEWQVHGTYHQHPIALDQAVMYSLDLTDDDAVQASWDAIKPSAVLHTAAISKVNQCQQDPEGSFLVNVTGAVKLAERCAAAGIPFLFMSTDLVFEGTQAPYTETDRPNPVNHYGQQKAIAEAQILAAYPQGTICRLPLMYGAATPTARCFVQGFLQAIAAGQTLTLFTDEIRTPAEVTDVVQGLRLVLDQGITGIIHLGGPQRLNRYEFGLMMAQAFKLPAAAFQPGLQSSVPLSAPRPQDVSLNSQRAFSLGYAPRPAAAALGAIAAER
- a CDS encoding uracil-DNA glycosylase, which codes for MSENQIDLFASPETAAAPPEGFDLDAIPTSASVPIPAGIYDGLVTLAAHCHSCQRCGLAAGRTNVVVSRGNPQAPIMIVGEGPGQQEDEQGLPFVGKSGQLLEKILAAVRFDTEKDVYICNVVKCRPPGNRTPSTDETAACKGYLLEQIRLVDPKIILMTGATAMKGLTGEKRGITKIRGQWMQWEGRWCMPIFHPAYLLRNPSRDKGSPKWLMWQDIQAVRAKLDELVAAG
- a CDS encoding glycosyltransferase translates to MRVLVASHSYIVDLNCEKFRALAHLEPDIEVTVVVPKRWRPGGVQNRIVETRAWQDGRFRVVPISNFSQNNQGMLTFGLDLVGLLREFRPHVIQVEQGAKGLAYAEMITLNRLLGLKAKTLFFTWWNLPYELKFPISALEAYNLRHTNGVVVGNQDGADILRDRGYGGPIRVMPQLGVDETLFRPQSQPELAASLGINPDEFVVGFVGRFVEEKGLLTLTQALGQLKDHPQPWKWLMLGRGPLKEALAQQAEALGIRDRIIWIESVPHDDVPRYINLMSTLVLPSETTYKFKTLTSVGWKEQFGHVIIEAMACQVPVIGSDSGEIPYVIGDTGLVFPEADAEALADRLRTLIESPELQTDLSKRGYDRAMAQYTNHALACQALDFYRELVA
- a CDS encoding pentapeptide repeat-containing protein, whose product is MNSGSEPSNKKALHSSSASDVEPLTPEEGDAVSAGTHGDKTARFEKSGTNPAPSTAVSPLTGPPTPSADTHNGQGVAADEAADPLLDQSADAAPGPIARKSPPAIVVILVGLLLLGLGLSFNLAWLTLIGALLSCVLAWGLIWPSVQGLLAELSPQQRSLLIALPAFFISVLGLMQATGVNRLIQAWGRTVRWEVVGALGDFLGAIGQIFVAMLALYVAWRQYVISRDLTVQQNRITQQQTIDAYFQGISELVLDDEGLLEDWPQERIIAEARTAAILSSIDAPGKAKVIRFLSRSKLLTPLQRDRHLGRPILDGSGGYAEDRQAGLRVISLGAMLANADLSSSDLRWTDLSDVNLIRANLGRCDLVRANFSRTILYYAQLSETDLMGARFFYGTPETASPRSRTEPPNFTTGEYTGAVIEGADLSGTKRMSEEQRQYCCRWGGERTRATIPDGCEGIPNCLER
- a CDS encoding glycosyltransferase, whose translation is MSQPLKILQVVPSISLVYGGPSQMVRGFSAALAAAGADVTVVTTDSNGDVDEAPLDVPLAQPVPQDGYTVWYFRCSPFRRYKFSLGLLHWLWHHAADYDIVHIHALFSPVSSLAATVLRWRGRPYLLRPLGTLDPADLQKKKQLKQLYAAVLERPNLAGAAAIHFTSAQEALVSERFGTKTPDVVLPLGVTPLSAVETEIDVRDRFGIPCDRPIILFMSRLDPKKGLDFLIPALETLQQEGLDFHLLLCGANPQDRQYEQSIHTQIQNSPLSARTTITGFVSGDLKAALLNTAELFVLPSYYENFGIAVAEAMLAQLPVIISNQVHIWQDIEQSSSGWICDCSQASLMVQLREALKSPDARLQRGQNAQKFAQAHYSWQAIAQQAIATYRILLSGKTLSSAPQ